CGCGGGGCATCGGAGAAAGGGGATGGCTCTCCTTTCGGGGCATGAGCGCGCTCCGTCGATTCTCCGGGCCGGTGCTGCTCGTCGCGGCGGTGGGATGGCTGATCGCGTTTCATTTCCTCCCGGCCTTCCTCAGTCCGCGCGGGTGGGAGATCTGGATCAGGGCATCTGATGTCCTCGGGATTCCTGGCGGTCGTGGTGATGTGCTGGTGGGAATGGTTCTCGCGGTTCTTGGCTATTTCGCGGCGGGAGTGATCGCGTCTCCCTTCATGATCCCGGTGATCCGGAGATCGGTGCTCGCCCGGTGCCTGATCCTGATGCCCGGCGTGTTGGTGATGATCGGGGCGCTCCATGCGATTCCGTCGCTCCGGTTTGGCCGGCTGGGGTCGGAGGGAGTGGTTTGTCTGCTCGTCGCTGCAGTATGCCATTTCCTCGGAATCCTGCTCATCCCATACGAAGGACGGCACCGGGAGAGGCTGCGGAAAATCTTCGGAAATTGACCCGGGGCCGATCTTGCAGAGTGGCATCGGCTCGCTAGCGTCGCCGCCGTGTCCGCCACCTCACCACCTCGCACCGCCCTCGCGGTCATCGGAGGATTGTGGACGGTCTTCTTCTTCCTCGGCATGTCGCCGGGCTACTACACGCCGGCGCTGTCGAATATCCTCGGGACGCGCGGGCTGGGCAGCGATTGGGTGGCGTATGCCTTCCTCGTGGGGCCGGTGGCGGCGCTGATCTCGCCGCTGATCGTGGGGTCGATCGCGGACAATCGCTTCGCGGCGCAAAAGGTCTTCGCGGTCATTGGCATGGCCAGCGCGGTGCTGCTGGCGAGTGCTTTCGCGGCGCTGGAGCGCTTCGAGTCGCCGTATGTTTTCCTAGGGCTCTTCGCCGCGGCCTCCGTGGTGGCGGCACCGATGTGGAGCATGGTCGCCAGCATCTCGATGGTGCACCTGCGGTCGGGCGAGCGGGAATTCCCCGTGGTGCGGCTCGGCGGCACGCTGGGCTGGATGGCGGCGGGGGTGCTCACCAGCTTCGTGTTCCTTTTCGAGGGCTCGATCAAGGCGGGCTATGCGGCGGCCATCACCCGCTTCATCGGCGCGGCATTTGCCTTCCTGCTGCCCAATACGCCGCCGGTGGGAAATTCTAGATCGCTCCGCACGATGCTCGGGCTGGATGCCTTCCGCCTGCTGCGCGAGCGGGATCACCTGGTCTTCTTCTCCGTGACCGCGCTGCTGAGCATCCCGCTGGCGGTCTTCTTCATGCACACGCCGATGCATCTCACCGCGCTGGGGAATACGGCACCTTCCGCGACGATGACCATCGGGCAGATCAGCGAGATCGCGGCGATGCTGCTGATGTCGGTGGTGATGAGCCGCTTCCGGGTGAAGACGGTGCTGATGTTTGCGGTGGCGCTCTCGGCGCTACGCTACGGCCTCTTTGCCATCAGCGGCAGCACGGGGAATGCGGTGTGGCTGGTCGGCGGCATCGCGCTGCACGGGCTGTGCTACACGCTGTATTTCATCACCGGTCAGCTCTTCCTGGACCGCCGGGTGGACCCCTCCATGCGGACCCAGGCGCAGGGCCTGCTGACGCTGGTGAACAATGGCATCGGCTCCGTGGTCGGCACCATCTTCGGCAAATTCCTCTACGACTACGCGGTGCTAAACGGGAATGGCGGCTGGGCGACCTACTGGTGGGTGCAGACCGCGCTCATCGCGATCTGCCTGCCGGTGCTGTGGTTCTTCTATCACGGCGTGGTGGCCAAGCCCGCGGAGCCGGTGGCGGAACTGGATAAGTGAGCCGGGCCACGGTTTGCGGCCCATGAAGCCAGCGCGATGACCGAGGAAGCGATGAGGAAGGCGATGCCGACCTTCCCAAAGGTCTCATCGTAGCCCGTGCACGAATCGAAGAGGGCGTGCGAGAAGTCGTGGCCCAAGCCGGGAGGCAAACCGATCACCAGCAGTGAGACGGAGGCCAGCAGGCAAAGGCCGGCAAGCAGGCGAGGAACACCGATCCCCAGTGCCAGGGTCACCCTGACTGCAATGCCGCACATGAGCAAAAAGCCGGACGAGAGGAAATGGTAGGTCATGTCCTTCAGGAGGACACTGGCCGGAATGCCGTATTGAGGTGCCGCCAACTCATGGACCCCGACGAGATCAAGGGCAGTCAGCCATATTGACAGGAGGATCAGAAGCCAAGCGGCGGGTGCCGCGAGCGGCACGCACCAAGACCCGAGTTTCCGCATTCCAAGCTTCAAGGTCGTGAGGCTCGCCAGCAGCCGCTGGTAACCGGAGGCTCCCCTGAACTGCGCGGTGCTATCTTCCGCACCGGGATCATTCGCAAGTGGCCCGGCCAGCCAGTCCGGCAGGGCGATCCATTTCCGCTCGGTCTCGGCGAAGATCACTTGTCCGCTTTGCCGGCGGACTGGCGAGACCATCCATTGCAGCGGCTTCGCCCCTTCCGGCCTGGCTGTCTGGATGCTCGTGATGTCCTCCCGCTTCAGTCTCGCGACAGGCAGGATGAAGAATGTCCGGATGGAGAGCTGACCCTCATGAAACCGATACACATACGAACGCGGGCGGATGATCCACCATGCCAGCAGATATCCAGCCGCGGCCTTTCCTGCGAACTGCAGTCCTTCGGACAAGTGGAGATCGAAGAAGGGCATCTTCACGCACCATGATGCGCGGAAGCCTTCCTTGGGAAGGCCGGAGTCACGGCAGCTTCCACGCCGCCTTCTTCGCCTGATACTCGGCTTCCGGCAGCAGGACGTAGATCGGCTGCTTGTCCGGATTCACCCAGGCGATGAGTTCGCGGAGCTTCTTTTCCTCCATGGTCGTGCATCCGGCCGTGGGCTTCGAGCCGCCGCCGCGCCAGATGTGGAAGAAGATCGCGCTGCCCTGGCCGGGAGAGATCTTCGGCGCGGCATTGTGGGCGATGAAGAGCTTCAGCGTGTGCGGGTAGTCGTTCTGCTTCATCTGCTGCTTCTTTTCCCACGCCGTGGACGGTTCGTGGTCGAGCACCAGGTGCTTGTTGTAGCTGGGCGACTTCGGGTCCTCGACCCACAGGTCGCGGGTGGTCACCTGGCGGTAGTAGAGCTTCGGGTGCTTCTGGATACTGGGATGCACGCCCCAGGCACCGCCGAGGTGGAAGACACCGGCCGGGGCTCGCATGTCGCCCTCGCTTTTCACCTTCGCGCCCTTTGGCAGGGGGTGGATGCCGAGTCCCCAGATGAGGCCGTTCTTGCCGAGCCTGCCGGTCCACGGTCCGCTGGCCTTCACCCACTTGCCGCCGCGCTTTTCGTAGGTATTCAGCGTCACGTTCGAGCTGTTCCAGTCCTTCGCGGTGCCGACGATGCATTGCGTGGACTTCGCCGGCAGCTCGAAGGCGGACAGCGGCAAGGCCAGGGCGATGAGGGTGAGGAGAGCGCGGAGCATGCGCGGAAGATGCCGCATTTTCACGCCGGGGCAAGGCGGAGATCGGAGGTCGGAGGTCGGAGGTCGGAGGTCGGAGGTCGGAGGTCGGAGGTCAGAGGTCAGAGGTCAGAGGTCAGAGGTCAGAAGGCGGAAATCGGAAATCGGAAATCGGAAGTCGGAAGTCGGAAGGACCGAGCGGGTGTGGATCTGATGACGGGGCTTGGTGATCGGGTTCTTCAGAGCCAACGGCCCGGCCATCCCTCAGCCCGGGCCATCGGCCCGGGTATCCGGCATCGGATGTTCCGCGGCCTGAAGGGCAGCGATAGGGGAAACGACCGCCTCCGCCAATGCGCCCCTTACCCGATGATCCACCGACATCATCGGCCTTCTTCACGGATGAATCT
The sequence above is drawn from the Luteolibacter flavescens genome and encodes:
- a CDS encoding MFS transporter → MSATSPPRTALAVIGGLWTVFFFLGMSPGYYTPALSNILGTRGLGSDWVAYAFLVGPVAALISPLIVGSIADNRFAAQKVFAVIGMASAVLLASAFAALERFESPYVFLGLFAAASVVAAPMWSMVASISMVHLRSGEREFPVVRLGGTLGWMAAGVLTSFVFLFEGSIKAGYAAAITRFIGAAFAFLLPNTPPVGNSRSLRTMLGLDAFRLLRERDHLVFFSVTALLSIPLAVFFMHTPMHLTALGNTAPSATMTIGQISEIAAMLLMSVVMSRFRVKTVLMFAVALSALRYGLFAISGSTGNAVWLVGGIALHGLCYTLYFITGQLFLDRRVDPSMRTQAQGLLTLVNNGIGSVVGTIFGKFLYDYAVLNGNGGWATYWWVQTALIAICLPVLWFFYHGVVAKPAEPVAELDK
- a CDS encoding L,D-transpeptidase family protein; the encoded protein is MLRALLTLIALALPLSAFELPAKSTQCIVGTAKDWNSSNVTLNTYEKRGGKWVKASGPWTGRLGKNGLIWGLGIHPLPKGAKVKSEGDMRAPAGVFHLGGAWGVHPSIQKHPKLYYRQVTTRDLWVEDPKSPSYNKHLVLDHEPSTAWEKKQQMKQNDYPHTLKLFIAHNAAPKISPGQGSAIFFHIWRGGGSKPTAGCTTMEEKKLRELIAWVNPDKQPIYVLLPEAEYQAKKAAWKLP